A stretch of the Kazachstania africana CBS 2517 chromosome 12, complete genome genome encodes the following:
- the KAFR0L01760 gene encoding uncharacterized protein (similar to Saccharomyces cerevisiae AST1 (YBL069W) and AST2 (YER101C); ancestral locus Anc_7.393), translating to MSANTTTRLHAVSLAKDKSVPRTIYSEDANKLQRVARPLRNVKHIPIKAQVFYSKDGPTEFSYEKKIRTPIPKDKIVVQVKHVGLNPVDLKIRNGYANAVYGQVGLGREYSGVVTHVGSDVQFAWHEGDEVFGIYYHPHLGNGALQSSILVDPKVDPILLRPDTISEIDASASLYCLGTAFNILDRLQRDKFLKSDSNILVNGGTSSVGMFAIQLLKRHYKVSKKIVIVTSSNGPDILKKNFSDFANEMIFINYLTCRGKASKPLRKMLDEEKIEDYTNPNEETFLEYDQGKFDIVLDFVGGYDILSYSSTLIHGKGCYVTTVGDYVSNYNTDIFNSWDNPSANARKLFGSVIWKYTYISYNFDPTVKSAAKNDWINKCGQFLEDGTVKCVVDQVYDWKDTVKAFDYMRTQRAQGKIVLNVEIF from the coding sequence ATGAGTGCAAACACAACTACAAGACTACATGCCGTCTCCCTGGCAAAGGACAAATCGGTCCCAAGGACAATTTATTCTGAAGATGCTAATAAATTACAGCGTGTGGCAAGACCGTTAAGAAACGTCAAGCATATACCGATTAAAGCTCAAGtcttttattcaaaagacGGTCCCACCGAATTCTCCTacgaaaagaaaatcagGACCCCCATCCCAAAGGATAAAATTGTCGTACAAGTTAAACATGTCGGTTTGAATCCGGTCGATTTGAAGATAAGGAATGGGTATGCAAATGCCGTATACGGACAAGTCGGTCTCGGTAGAGAATACAGTGGTGTCGTAACCCATGTGGGTAGTGACGTTCAATTTGCATGGCATGAAGGTGATGAAGTGTTCGGTATCTATTATCACCCTCATTTGGGTAATGGAGCTTTACAGAGTTCAATATTAGTCGATCCAAAAGTGGATCCAATCTTATTGCGTCCAGACACAATAAGTGAAATCGATGCTTCTGCATCGTTGTACTGTTTAGGAACTGCATTTAATATTTTAGATAGACTACAAAGGGATAAATTCTTAAAATCAGATTCAAACATTTTAGTCAATGGAGGTACAAGTTCCGTAGGAATGTTTGCTATCCAACTTCTGAAAAGACACTACAAAGTATCCAAGAAAATTGTCATTGTAACATCAAGTAATGGTCCtgacattttgaaaaagaattttaGTGATTTTGCCAATGAAATGATCTTCATTAATTATTTGACATGTAGAGGTAAAGCCAGTAAACCACTGAGAAAAATGTTAGACGAGGAAAAGATAGAGGATTACACGAACCCCAACGAGGAAACATTTTTAGAATACGATCAAGGTAAGTTCGATATTGTGCTTGATTTTGTCGGTGGTTATGACATTCTATCGTATTCAAGTACTTTGATACATGGGAAAGGTTGCTATGTCACTACGGTAGGTGACTATGTCAGTAATTACAACACTGATATATTTAATTCCTGGGATAATCCAAGTGCTAATGCTAGAAAACTCTTCGGATCAGTGATTTGgaaatatacatatataagCTATAATTTTGATCCAACTGTGAAGAGTGCTGCTAAAAACGATTGGATCAATAAATGTGGTCAATTTTTGGAGGACGGCACGGTCAAGTGTGTTGTAGACCAAGTTTACGATTGGAAAGATACCGTGAAGGCTTTCGATTATATGAGGACTCAGAGAGCACaaggaaaaattgttttaaACGTCGAAATATTCTAA
- the KTI11 gene encoding Kti11p (similar to Saccharomyces cerevisiae KTI11 (YBL071W-A); ancestral locus Anc_7.394), whose protein sequence is MSTYDDIEIEDMTFLPETQMFTYPCPCGDRFEILLEDMFDGENIAVCPSCSLMIEVIFEPEDLAEFYEKAGLPAPTPIAA, encoded by the coding sequence ATGTCTACATACGACgatattgaaatagaaGATATGACTTTCCTTCCGGAGACTCAAATGTTCACTTACCCATGTCCCTGCGGTGACAGGTTTGAAATCTTACTGGAGGATATGTTCGATGGAGAAAACATAGCAGTGTGTCCAAGCTGTTCTTTAATGATAGAGGTCATCTTCGAACCTGAAGACCTGGCTGAATTCTACGAGAAAGCAGGTCTACCAGCTCCTACGCCGATCGCCGCATAA
- the KAFR0L01780 gene encoding 40S ribosomal protein eS8 (similar to Saccharomyces cerevisiae RPS8A (YBL072C) and RPS8B (YER102W); ancestral locus Anc_7.395), translating to MGISRDSRHKRSATGAKRAQFRKKRKFELGRQPANTKIGTKRIHSVRTRGGNKKFRALRIETGNFSWASEGVSKKTRIAGVVYHPSNNELVRTNTLTKAAIVQIDATPFRQWYEAHYGQTLGKKKNTKEEEVVAKSKNSERKWASRAANAKIEQAVESQFSAGRLYACISSRPGQSGRCDGYILEGEELAFYLRRLTAKK from the coding sequence ATGGGTATTTCTCGTGATTCTCGTCACAAAAGATCAGCCACCGGTGCTAAGCGTGCTCAATTcagaaagaagagaaagttCGAATTAGGTCGTCAACCGGCTAACACCAAGATTGGTACCAAGAGAATTCACTCTGTTAGAACCAGAGGTGGTAACAAGAAATTCAGAGCTTTAAGAATCGAAACCGGTAACTTCTCCTGGGCTTCCGAAGGTGTTTCCAAGAAGACTAGAATTGCTGGTGTCGTTTACCATCCATCCAATAACGAATTAGTTAGAACTAACACTTTAACTAAGGCTGCTATTGTTCAAATTGATGCCACCCCATTCAGACAATGGTACGAAGCTCATTACGGTCAAACTTTAggtaagaagaagaataccaaggaagaagaagtcgTTGCCAAGTCCAAGAACTCCGAAAGAAAATGGGCTTCCAGAGCTGCTAATGCCAAAATCGAACAAGCCGTTGAATCTCAATTCTCCGCTGGTAGATTATACGCCTGCATTTCATCCAGACCAGGTCAATCCGGTAGATGTGATGGTTACATCTTAGAAGGTGAAGAATTAGCTTTCTACTTAAGAAGATTAACTGCTAAGAAATAA